A region of Anopheles merus strain MAF chromosome 2R, AmerM5.1, whole genome shotgun sequence DNA encodes the following proteins:
- the LOC121589682 gene encoding uncharacterized protein LOC121589682: protein MDRSAKMGDTAEHSKDIPKKYYRYFLKGLAYYTCHMNRACTLADLQAYVFLKSLQQLSEADLTYLSNEVMEQLVDCQIAQNHNGYYRLNEWLRFANGGSSSSSGQTKPLDRAIDTQLSSGSGLKRIVNFSNSVTMWPTDTVDGATMASPFPQLEEFVPLCLDDGEKGPEGPGNASESDSDEEKSTETTVNDPTKKEQPAPEKEQHSDTDDSSTAKESDDGSDGDADSKTIPHKPIKQEPEGESNPDPDSGDEKPKAE from the exons ATGGATCGTTCGGCCAAGATGGGAGACACAGCAGAGCACTCGAAAGATATACCCAAAAAGTATTATCGTTACTTTTTGAAAGGTCTGGCATACTATACTTGCCACATGAACCGAG CATGCACCTTGGCTGACCTGCAGGCATACGTGTTTCTGAAGAGCTTGCAGCAACTGTCCGAAGCCGACCTGACCTATCTCTCGAACGAGGTGATGGAGCAGCTCGTTGACTGCCAAATAGCGCAAAACCACAACGGATACTATCGGCTGAACGAATGGTTACGATTCGCCAACGGTGGCAGTTCTTCCTCATCGGGACAAACGAAACCATTGGACCGTGCGATCGATACTCAGCTCAGCAGCGGTTCGGGGCTGAAAAGGATAGTTAATTTCTCCAACAGCGTCACAATGTGGCCCACCGATACGGTGGACGGTGCGACGATGGCCAGCCCATTTCCGCAACTGGAAGAATTTGTTCCCCTATGTCTGGATGACGGCGAAAAAGGCCCCGAAGGTCCCGGTAATGCATCCGAAAGCGATAGTGATGAAGAAAAATCCACGGAAACCACCGTAAACGATCCTACTAAAAAGGAACAGCCAGCCCCGGAAAAGGAACAACACAGCGATACGGACGATTCCAGTACGGCGAAAGAAAGTGACGATGGTTCCGATGGGGATGCGGATTCGAAAACAATCCCCCACAAACCCATCAAACAGGAACCGGAGGGAGAATCCAATCCCGATCCGGACAGTGGAGATGAAAAGCCGAAAGCGGAATGA
- the LOC121589683 gene encoding ADP-ribose glycohydrolase OARD1-like encodes MTLLHIVRTVASAVKSFPSSVFSLPVASCRTFATSYAMANCVREIEGDLFSAPKDHSLAHCVAADLKMGAGIAVRFKQLYGKVDELKAQNAGVGGVAVLADGSSRYVYYLITKKTYNLKPTYDDLTKSLRAMKEHMAKSGVGKLAIPRIGCGIDGLEWGKVKEILNTVFGEDGAYEIVVYNYVPK; translated from the coding sequence ATGACACTCTTGCACATCGTGCGGACTGTTGCAAGTGCCGTAAAATCTTTCCCCAGCAGCGTTTTTTCGCTACCGGTCGCTTCCTGCCGAACCTTCGCCACCTCTTACGCCATGGCTAACTGCGTTCGCGAAATCGAAGGTGACCTCTTCAGCGCACCCAAGGACCACTCGCTGGCCCACTGCGTGGCAGCCGATCTGAAGATGGGCGCTGGTATCGCGGTAAGATTCAAGCAGCTCTACGGAAAGGTTGACGAACTGAAGGCGCAAAACGCGGGCGTCGGTGGTGTGGCCGTGCTGGCCGATGGTTCATCGCGATACGTCTATTATCTCATTACGAAGAAAACGTACAACCTGAAGCCCACGTACGACGATCTGACCAAGTCCCTGCGGGCGATGAAGGAACACATGGCGAAAAGCGGTGTTGGTAAGCTGGCCATTCCTCGGATCGGGTGCGGTATCGATGGGCTCGAGTGGGGCAAGGTAAAGGAAATCCTGAACACGGTATTCGGGGAAGATGGCGCGTACGAAATCGTTGTGTACAACTACGTGCCGAAGTGA
- the LOC121589674 gene encoding DNA repair protein XRCC1 gives MPSVSFKAIESFSSEDPNYPASNLLKPGNKKWKCRAAGEPNAFVVLRLEEPAHITGIDIGNEHSALIEVLVARSGPTNPAFTEILLATKFMNPVDSRNSTGTNGVQCFGSSALIPSVAGEKWDLVKIICTQPFNSRVKYGLTFVALHTTATGGGVDKKEKKSLVPEKFQQQIRQEADKSKDKPLGGLNLGRFMLREESPDSDDAGSSSMFARWKNKTAATISSTTAGPSVSALMRDASHTPKVLQKNIPTPGSVRSVAQAKPKPQTFAASDEEEDVKIVHTSVKVNRNDVSVLYDAEDDKPTKKVNESVATSHARSEVGRRESALTPKAESKKPSKLHDTSSSKFKEFLNLAGSTNGEPRRNDERKSLTATTPEARKPLTNHVHSEQKKKNTPVKPQDQSRPSLSIEKQKVPPAKRLSSPSKSPPSNHRDAYPNLKKPRLSNGPVEDSDTEVQRKPVQYKPFGKLLENVVLVISGIQNPDRADIRNQALAMGAKYKPDWDASCTHLICAYKNTPKYNQVHGKGKIVKQDWIKTCYTNRKRLSWRKFALDTAEANASDSEAEIVDIANKPADKVEENQPDDVTVVDTVQEGAVMLHELSDTDEDAVYGPSAQKVYEKSTEEEGDRANEDSGAADGGLDFFKGKKFYLHPELPAVDNIKLERYIQTFRGSVCTEMTRADYVIARSKHTLPSSSRAELVKPLWVYECNDMECLIPVNRYRIV, from the exons ATGCCTTCCGTGAGTTTTAAAGCTATTGAATCGTTTAGCTCAGAAGATCCG AACTACCCCGCCTCGAATCTTCTGAAGCCCGGCAACAAGAAATGGAAGTGTCGGGCAGCGGGCGAACCGAACGCCTTCGTGGTGCTACGGCTCGAGGAACCGGCCCACATCACCGGCATTGACATCGGGAACGAACATTCCGCCCTGATCGAGGTGCTGGTTGCCCGGAGCGGTCCAACCAATCCGGCCTTCACGGAAATTCTGCTTGCCACCAAGTTCATGAACCCGGTGGACAGCCGCAACTCAACTGGCACGAACGGGGTGCAGTGTTTCGGCTCTTCCGCCCTCATACCGTCGGTGGCAGGCGAGAAGTGGGATTTGGTGAAGATCATCTGCACCCAACCGTTCAACTCGCGCGTCAAGTATGGTCTTACGTTTGTCGCGCTGCATACCACGGCCACCGGTGGCGGGGTGgacaaaaaggagaaaaagagtCTGGTGCCGGAAAAGTTCCAGCAGCAGATCCGGCAGGAAGCGGACAAGTCCAAAGACAAGCCGCTGGGCGGGTTAAACTTGGGTCGGTTTATGCTGCGCGAAGAGTCGCCGGATTCGGACGATGCCGGAAGCTCGAGCATGTTTGCCCGCTGGAAGAACAAAACGGCGGCAACGATCAGCTCAACCACTGCGGGTCCATCCGTCAGTGCCTTGATGCGCGATGCCAGCCACACACCGAAGGTACTGCAAAAGAACATTCCCACACCCGGGAGTGTACGCAGTGTGGCGCAAGCGaaaccaaaaccacaaacGTTCGCGGCGAGCGATGAAGAGGAGGACGTGAAGATAGTCCACACCAGCGTGAAGGTTAACCGTAACGATGTATCCGTGTTGTACGACGCAGAGGATGATAAGCCGACAAAGAAGGTGAATGAAAGTGTAGCCACATCGCATGCCCGTAGCGAGGTGGGAAGACGTGAATCGGCCCTCACACCGAAGGCCGAATCGAAGAAACCATCCAAACTGCACGATACATCTTCTTCCAAGTTTAAAGAATTCCTAAACCTCGCCGGGTCGACGAATGGCGAACCGAGGCGAAATGACGAAAGGAAAAGTTTGACTGCAACAACCCCGGAAGCTAGAAAACCACTAACAAATCATGTACATTCtgagcagaagaagaagaacacacCGGTTAAACCACAGGACCAATCCCGTCCATCGTTGTCCATCGAGAAGCAAAAGGTGCCGCCTGCGAAGCGATTGTCCTCTCCGTCGAAAAGCCCGCCCAGCAACCATCGTGACGCTTACCCTAATTTGAAAAAACCGAGGCTATCAAACGGCCCCGTGGAGGACAGTGATACGGAGGTACAGAGGAAACCGGTACAGTACAAACCGTTTGGCAAGCTGCTGGAAAATGTGGTTCTGGTTATAAGTGGAATACAG AATCCCGATCGTGCTGACATTCGTAACCAAGCGCTGGCGATGGGAGCTAAGTACAAGCCTGATTGGGATGCGTCCTGTACCCATCTGAT CTGTGCGTACAAAAACACTCCAAAGTACAACCAGGTGCACGGGAAGGGAAAAATCGTAAAGCAAGACTGGATCAAAACATGTTACACCAACCGGAAACGGCTTTCCTGGCGCAAGTTCGCCCTGGATACGGCGGAAGCAAATGCATCCGATTCGGAGGCTGAAATTGTAGATATTGCGAACAAACCGGCGGACAAGGTGGAGGAGAACCAGCCCGACGACGTCACCGTAGTGGACACCGTACAGGAGGGGGCCGTAATGCTGCACGAGTTGAGTGACACGGATGAGGACGCTGTCTATGGTCCATCTGCACAGAAGGTGTACGAGAAGAGTACGGAAGAGGAAGGCGATCGTGCAAACGAGGACAGTGGTGCAGCGGACGGTGGGTTGGATTTCTTCAAGGGTAAAAAGTTTTACCTTCATCCCGAGCTGCCGGCCGTGGATAATATTAAGCTCGAACGGTACATACAGACGTTCCGGGG AAGCGTTTGCACAGAGATGACCAGGGCGGATTATGTGATTGCTCGCAGTAAGCATACCTTACCGTCGTCCAGCCGGGCAGAGCTGGTGAAACCGCTTTGGGTGTACGAGTGCAACGACATGGAATGTCTGATACCGGTAAATCGATATCGCATTGTTTAG